In Nicotiana tabacum cultivar K326 chromosome 11, ASM71507v2, whole genome shotgun sequence, a single window of DNA contains:
- the LOC107780476 gene encoding protein MIZU-KUSSEI 1-like, producing the protein MEEPQSKLPPPPPTPPTTPLSLVKPSSKNNKKRPIKVFRAFRNVFRSFPIITPVCKLPSLPGGRLPENKTGVTGTLFGYRKSRVSLSIQENPGTLPNLVIDLAMQTNVLQKEMSLGMVRIALECEKRPDNNNNNNNHKEKTKLLDEPLWTMFVNGKKSGYCTKRDATEEDLHLMEVLKAVSMGAGVLPPTKSDVEGHVDDEMAYIRAHFERVVRSKDSETLYMLSPDGNSEPELSIFFLRI; encoded by the coding sequence ATGGAAGAGCCACAATCAAAattaccaccaccaccacctacTCCACCTACAACTCCATTATCCCTCGTCAAGCCTTCttcgaaaaataataaaaaaaggccCATAAAAGTCTTCAGAGCTTTTCGCAATGTGTTCCGGTCCTTCCCTATAATCACACCGGTATGTAAACTCCCTTCTCTCCCCGGCGGCCGTTTACCCGAAAATAAAACCGGCGTCACGGGCACATTATTTGGATATAGAAAAAGTCGTGTCAGCCTCTCAATTCAAGAAAACCCAGGAACTCTGCCTAATCTGGTCATTGACCTGGCCATGCAAACCAACGTGTTGCAAAAGGAAATGAGCCTCGGGATGGTGCGAATCGCATTGGAATGCGAGAAAAGACCcgataataacaataataataataatcataaggAGAAAACAAAGCTTCTTGATGAGCCATTATGGACTATGTTTGTAAATGGAAAAAAAAGTGGCTATTGTACAAAGAGAGATGCCACGGAGGAAGATCTCCATCTCATGGAGGTTCTTAAGGCGGTGTCCATGGGCGCCGGCGTGTTGCCGCCGACGAAATCCGACGTGGAAGGACACGTGGACGATGAGATGGCGTACATAAGAGCACATTTTGAACGAGTAGTGAGATCAAAAGATTCGGAAACCCTATACATGTTGAGCCCAGATGGGAATAGTGAACCTGaattaagtattttctttttgagGATATGA
- the LOC107830339 gene encoding uncharacterized protein LOC107830339, with product MSNLSKLEFVALDISGKSYMSWVLDAEIHLDAIGLTDTIKDKNQASNQDRAKAMIFLRHHLDEGLKMEYLTVKDPVILWNNLKDRYDHLKMVVLPQARYDWTHLRLQDFKYISEYNSAMFRIISQLKLCGDNITDHDKLEKTFTTFHASNMLLQQQYQEMGFKKYSELISHLLIAEQHNGLLMKNHESRPTGSSPFPEVNETNFHQAKRRKGRGPSRGRGRGRERNSNHSNNNAPKNTPYHQQWKRKEQKHEAVQAPNAENACYRCGEKGHWSRTCRTPKHLVELYQASLNKTEKNAEANFISEDNLDFMHLDVTDYLALPEGETSHVIGGESIEM from the coding sequence atgtcaaatctttctaaacttgaatttgtagccctggatatatcgggcaaaagctacatgtcttgggtacttgatgctgaaattcatcttgatgcgatagGTCTgacagacaccatcaaagacaaaaatcaggcatcaaaccaagaccgtgccaaagcaatgatattcctacgccatcaccttgatgagggcctgaaaatggaatatcttactgttaaagatccagtcatactgtggaataatttgaaagatagatatgaccacctgaagatggttgttcttccacaggcacgatatgattggactcatctaaggctacaagattttaaatatatcagtgagtataattctgctatgttcagaattatttcccaattgaagttatgtggtgataatattactgatcatgataagttggagaaaactttcaccacttttcatgcctcgaatatgctcctgcagcagcaatatcaagagatgggatttaaaaagtattctgaacttatctcacatcttcttatagccgagcaacataatgggctattaatgaaaaatcatgaaagccgacctactggttctagtccattccctgaagtgaatgagacgaacttccaccaggctaaacgtagaaaaggtcgtggccccagtcgtggtcgtggtcgtggtcgggaaagaaactctaatcatagtaataataatgcaccaaagaacactccttaccaccagcagtggaaaaggaaagaacaaaagcatgaagcggtgcaagcaccaaatgcagaaaatgcatgctatagatgtggagaaaaagggcattggtcacgtacctgtcgtacgccaaagcacctggttgagctttatcaagcctccctaaataagacagagaaaaatgctgaagcaaattttatttctgaagataatttagacttcatgcatttggatgtaactgattaccttgcactcccagaaggagaaacaagtcatgtaatcggtggtgaatctatagaaatgtaa